From one Dyella sp. 2HG41-7 genomic stretch:
- a CDS encoding sodium:calcium antiporter codes for MLMTALLFLLSAAAIYAACEYFVNSIEWLGKKLNLGETATGTVLAAFGTALPESAVTFVAVMMGRTADVRDIGVGAAMGGPLVLATIAYAVVGIALWCHRHRLRRADGRVQVDDARLARDQAWFLSIFVVKCALGLIAFAFKPWLGVLFLLAYAIYVWRELKVEGDAADHEDLEPLKFQPRSATPSMLAVSLQAALSLTVIAVASHIFVSQIEAVGLAMHLPPHFVALILSPVATELPETMNALIWVRQGKERLALANISGAMMIQATVPSALAIFATPWLFDSTLVVSGVMTMLAIVYLWRLFRRGRVDGRALIPVGLFYVAFAVYAAWRFI; via the coding sequence ATGCTTATGACAGCACTGTTGTTTCTGCTCTCCGCCGCAGCGATCTATGCGGCCTGCGAGTATTTCGTCAACAGCATCGAATGGCTGGGTAAAAAGCTCAATCTCGGCGAGACCGCCACCGGCACGGTACTAGCCGCGTTCGGCACGGCATTGCCCGAAAGCGCGGTGACGTTCGTGGCTGTGATGATGGGGCGCACCGCGGATGTGCGCGACATCGGCGTCGGTGCGGCCATGGGCGGTCCGTTGGTGTTGGCGACGATCGCTTACGCCGTGGTGGGCATCGCGCTGTGGTGCCATCGACATCGCCTGCGTCGCGCCGATGGACGCGTGCAAGTCGACGACGCACGATTGGCGCGCGATCAAGCGTGGTTTCTTTCCATCTTCGTAGTGAAGTGCGCGCTTGGCTTGATCGCTTTCGCGTTCAAGCCATGGTTAGGTGTGTTGTTTTTGCTCGCCTATGCGATCTACGTCTGGCGCGAACTGAAAGTCGAAGGTGATGCTGCAGATCACGAAGACCTCGAACCGCTGAAATTTCAACCACGATCTGCGACGCCTTCGATGTTGGCGGTCTCGTTGCAGGCGGCGCTGTCTCTAACCGTGATCGCCGTTGCTTCGCATATTTTTGTTTCGCAGATCGAGGCCGTCGGGTTGGCCATGCATCTGCCACCGCATTTCGTCGCCTTGATTTTGAGCCCCGTCGCCACCGAATTGCCGGAAACCATGAATGCACTGATCTGGGTGCGTCAGGGCAAGGAGCGTCTGGCGTTAGCCAATATCTCCGGCGCAATGATGATTCAAGCGACCGTGCCCAGCGCATTGGCGATCTTCGCAACACCGTGGTTGTTCGATTCCACGCTGGTTGTTTCCGGCGTGATGACGATGCTTGCCATCGTTTATTTGTGGCGTTTGTTCCGACGCGGCCGCGTCGATGGCCGTGCGTTGATTCCGGTGGGATTGTTCTATGTGGCGTTTGCTGTGTACGCAGCTTGGCGGTTTATATGA
- the dnaJ gene encoding molecular chaperone DnaJ codes for MSKRDYYEILGVDRSIGDAELKKSFRRLAMKYHPDRCPDDPHAQEKFKEAKEAYEVLSDPEKRSMYDQYGHAAFEGGMGGRGGAGFGDMGDIFGDIFGDIFGGGGRARQRRGADLRYIMELDLEEAVFGVERKFDIPTQVNCHHCNGSGSEDGKTVTCKTCNGHGRVRMQNGIFSIQQACPHCAGSGRAIEKPCKRCHGDGRLEETRTLSVRIPAGVDNGDRIRLTGQGEAGPAGSESGDLYVEVRVREHAIFQRDGNNLYCEVPIRFSQAALGAELQVPTLEGEVGITIPAETQTGQQFTLRGRGVKSVRGGRTGDLICRVMVETPVRLTREQRDLLEKLEATFSDDDQHTPRAKTWADGLKQFWSRVTS; via the coding sequence ATGAGCAAGCGTGACTATTACGAAATTCTAGGTGTCGATCGATCGATCGGCGATGCGGAACTGAAAAAATCGTTCCGCCGGTTGGCGATGAAATATCACCCCGACCGCTGCCCCGACGATCCGCACGCGCAAGAAAAATTCAAAGAGGCCAAAGAGGCCTACGAAGTGCTTTCCGATCCGGAAAAGCGCTCGATGTACGACCAGTACGGCCACGCCGCGTTCGAAGGTGGCATGGGCGGTCGCGGCGGCGCCGGCTTCGGCGATATGGGCGATATTTTCGGCGACATCTTCGGCGATATTTTCGGCGGCGGTGGACGCGCGCGTCAGCGGCGCGGCGCGGATTTGCGCTACATCATGGAACTGGATCTCGAAGAAGCCGTGTTTGGCGTCGAGAGGAAGTTCGATATCCCCACGCAAGTCAATTGCCATCACTGCAACGGTAGCGGTTCCGAAGACGGCAAAACGGTGACATGCAAAACCTGCAATGGGCACGGTCGTGTGCGCATGCAGAACGGCATTTTCTCGATTCAGCAGGCGTGCCCGCATTGCGCCGGTAGCGGCCGCGCGATCGAAAAGCCGTGCAAGCGCTGCCACGGCGACGGACGTCTGGAAGAAACGCGCACGCTGTCCGTGCGCATTCCGGCGGGTGTCGACAACGGTGATCGCATTCGTCTCACCGGGCAGGGTGAGGCCGGTCCCGCTGGTTCCGAATCCGGCGATCTGTACGTGGAAGTGCGCGTGCGCGAACATGCCATCTTTCAACGCGACGGCAACAATCTCTATTGCGAAGTGCCAATTCGTTTTTCGCAGGCCGCACTTGGCGCCGAATTGCAGGTGCCGACGCTGGAAGGCGAAGTGGGCATCACCATTCCGGCCGAGACGCAAACCGGCCAGCAATTCACGCTGCGCGGGCGCGGCGTGAAATCCGTGCGCGGCGGCCGCACCGGCGATCTGATTTGCCGCGTGATGGTGGAAACGCCGGTTCGCCTCACACGCGAACAACGCGACTTGCTCGAAAAACTCGAAGCCACCTTCAGCGATGACGATCAGCACACACCGCGCGCCAAGACCTGGGCGGATGGTCTGAAGCAGTTCTGGTCGCGCGTGACTTCGTAA
- a CDS encoding 2OG-Fe(II) oxygenase, whose amino-acid sequence MNATVLLDPTRLDRPDTDVRQDPFPFMIAHGQLPDEARSDLERDFPKYSSAGFFPYDEVDCGPSINALVRQLTTPQFASAVGRYLGIENLGQYPTLITLCRTLNKRHGTIHTDSRSKVATALLYLNTQWPDTSDGCLRFLKRIDDIDDVVAPELKPLYGEFAVFKRCDNSFHGHLPYEGERRVIQVAWLTSEEEKLRKTKRGKFSRVFKKIFGVLDRKLGAGRDRNAAHRD is encoded by the coding sequence ATGAACGCGACCGTTCTGCTGGATCCCACACGGCTCGATCGTCCTGACACGGATGTCCGTCAGGATCCCTTCCCGTTCATGATTGCCCACGGCCAATTGCCGGACGAAGCACGCAGCGACCTGGAGCGCGATTTCCCCAAGTACAGCAGCGCCGGTTTCTTCCCTTATGACGAAGTCGACTGTGGACCGTCGATCAACGCGCTGGTGCGCCAGTTGACCACGCCGCAATTCGCTAGCGCGGTCGGCCGTTACCTGGGAATCGAAAACCTGGGCCAGTATCCCACGCTCATCACCTTGTGCCGCACGCTCAACAAGCGCCACGGCACCATCCATACCGACAGCCGCTCCAAGGTAGCCACCGCCCTGCTCTACCTCAACACGCAGTGGCCGGACACCAGTGATGGCTGCCTGCGCTTTCTCAAGCGTATCGACGATATCGACGACGTCGTCGCGCCTGAGCTCAAACCTTTGTACGGCGAATTCGCCGTCTTCAAACGCTGCGACAATTCCTTCCACGGTCATTTGCCGTACGAAGGCGAGCGTCGCGTGATTCAAGTTGCGTGGTTGACCAGCGAAGAAGAAAAACTGCGCAAAACCAAGCGCGGCAAGTTTTCGCGCGTGTTCAAAAAAATCTTCGGCGTGTTGGATCGAAAACTCGGCGCGGGACGCGATCGCAACGCGGCGCATCGCGATTAA
- a CDS encoding tetratricopeptide repeat protein yields MSFVFLLSLTLQVACAIHVIRSGRPLYWIWLILIGSYLAVLVYTVIAIIPDLRHDPRGRNAASKATNMIDPQRRRRELQRQLELSNTVDNRRHLAEECLQQGDYVNAQELYQDLLSGSMYATDPHFMEGLAQAQVGNENYADARATLDALIKANPNYRSNDMQLLYARCLEELGETEAALEKYEVLADSYPGEEGRFRYGSLLGRSERRAEARSVFQNQLRRAELMPRYYRRKEQAWLKAARLELSRLGES; encoded by the coding sequence ATGTCTTTCGTGTTCCTGCTGTCGCTGACCCTCCAAGTGGCCTGCGCTATCCATGTGATTCGCAGTGGGCGTCCGCTGTATTGGATTTGGCTGATACTTATCGGCTCCTATTTGGCCGTGCTGGTTTATACGGTGATCGCGATCATCCCCGATCTGCGTCACGATCCGCGCGGCCGCAACGCCGCGAGCAAAGCGACCAACATGATCGATCCGCAACGGCGTCGGCGCGAACTACAGCGGCAGCTTGAACTCAGCAATACGGTGGACAACCGCCGGCATCTAGCAGAGGAATGCCTGCAACAAGGCGACTATGTCAACGCGCAAGAGCTCTATCAGGACCTGTTGAGCGGCAGCATGTACGCCACCGATCCACATTTCATGGAGGGGCTGGCTCAGGCGCAAGTCGGCAATGAAAACTATGCCGATGCGCGCGCGACGCTTGATGCGCTTATCAAGGCCAACCCGAACTACCGATCGAACGATATGCAATTGCTCTATGCGCGTTGCCTCGAAGAACTTGGCGAGACCGAAGCTGCGCTCGAGAAGTACGAAGTGCTGGCGGACAGCTATCCGGGCGAAGAAGGCCGCTTCCGCTATGGCAGCCTGCTCGGCCGTAGCGAGCGTCGCGCAGAAGCGCGCAGCGTATTTCAAAATCAACTCCGTCGCGCCGAACTGATGCCCCGCTACTATCGCCGCAAGGAACAAGCGTGGCTGAAAGCCGCTCGGCTTGAACTATCGCGTCTGGGCGAGTCCTAA
- the hrcA gene encoding heat-inducible transcriptional repressor HrcA: protein MNRHPGQELDIRARRLLRTLIAQYLADGEPVGSRTLARSSGLDVSPATIRNIMSDLEDAGLIASPHTSAGRIPTPRGLRLFVDSLIELQPLPRDEMVRLQRELPPGPTTARDLVGNASMLLSAMTHFAGVVTVPRQTDFPLRHIDFVPLPDARILVILVFSDNQVQNRVIQLSKPLDVRELEQAANYINEHFVGLRVDEIRARLLRELREASSELHQMLAQAVELAASSFAPQDEDVLVSGQTNLMAYAELANLDRLRELFDAFQKKNELLQLMETCAKAQGVRLFIGEESGFAALDGCSVVTASYGAQGRLLGAVGVIGPTRMAYERVIPVVQATAALLSDALNRAAKTS from the coding sequence ATGAACCGCCACCCTGGTCAAGAACTCGATATTCGCGCACGACGTCTGCTGCGCACCTTGATCGCGCAGTATTTGGCGGACGGCGAACCTGTGGGCTCGCGCACCTTGGCGCGGTCGTCAGGGCTGGACGTGAGTCCGGCCACCATCCGCAACATCATGTCCGACCTGGAAGACGCCGGCTTGATCGCGTCGCCGCATACCTCGGCCGGGCGTATTCCCACGCCGCGCGGTTTGCGACTGTTCGTCGACAGCCTGATCGAACTGCAACCGCTGCCGCGCGACGAGATGGTGCGCTTGCAGCGCGAGCTGCCGCCCGGTCCGACGACGGCGCGCGATCTGGTGGGCAATGCATCGATGCTGCTTTCGGCGATGACCCATTTCGCCGGCGTGGTGACCGTGCCCAGGCAAACGGACTTCCCGCTGCGCCATATCGATTTCGTGCCGCTGCCCGATGCGCGCATCCTGGTGATTCTGGTGTTCTCGGACAATCAGGTGCAGAACCGCGTCATCCAGCTCTCCAAGCCGTTGGATGTGCGGGAGCTGGAGCAGGCGGCCAACTACATCAACGAACATTTTGTCGGCCTGCGCGTCGACGAAATCCGCGCGCGTTTGCTGCGCGAATTGCGCGAGGCGAGCAGCGAATTGCATCAGATGCTGGCTCAGGCGGTGGAGCTGGCGGCATCCTCGTTCGCGCCGCAAGACGAAGACGTGCTGGTCAGCGGCCAGACCAACCTGATGGCGTACGCCGAGCTCGCGAATCTGGATCGCCTGCGCGAGCTGTTCGACGCTTTTCAAAAGAAGAACGAGCTGCTGCAATTGATGGAGACCTGCGCCAAAGCGCAGGGCGTGCGGTTGTTTATCGGCGAGGAATCGGGTTTCGCCGCCCTCGACGGTTGCAGCGTGGTCACCGCGAGCTATGGCGCGCAGGGGCGGCTGTTGGGGGCGGTTGGTGTGATCGGTCCAACCCGAATGGCGTATGAGCGTGTGATCCCCGTGGTGCAGGCTACGGCGGCTTTGCTCAGCGACGCCTTGAATCGCGCCGCCAAGACCTCATAA
- the grpE gene encoding nucleotide exchange factor GrpE, translating to MHTSDSQSPNATPEAGAQNPALDAQLEALKTKVAELETSNNELRETVLREKAELENQRRRLHRDLEQARRFANEKLLNDLLPIYDGLERGLAVESGDLSAVREGLNLTLKELLRIAGNNGLVQVDPVDQPLDPERHHAVSMVEAPGKAPGTVVTVLQKGYVLNDRLLRPALVTVAKDD from the coding sequence ATGCACACCAGCGATTCGCAGTCGCCGAACGCGACGCCCGAAGCGGGCGCACAGAACCCTGCGCTCGATGCGCAGCTTGAGGCCCTGAAAACCAAGGTCGCCGAGCTGGAAACGAGCAACAACGAACTGCGCGAAACCGTGCTGCGTGAAAAGGCCGAGCTGGAAAACCAGCGCCGTCGTCTGCATCGCGATCTGGAGCAGGCGCGCCGCTTCGCCAACGAAAAACTGCTGAACGATCTGCTGCCCATCTATGACGGCCTCGAGCGCGGCCTGGCGGTGGAAAGCGGCGACTTGTCGGCGGTGCGTGAAGGCTTGAACCTTACGCTGAAAGAGCTGCTGCGCATTGCCGGCAACAATGGTCTGGTGCAGGTCGATCCCGTTGATCAGCCGCTCGATCCCGAGCGCCATCATGCCGTGAGCATGGTGGAAGCGCCCGGCAAAGCTCCCGGCACCGTCGTGACGGTGCTGCAAAAGGGCTATGTACTCAATGATCGTTTGCTGCGCCCGGCTCTCGTGACCGTCGCCAAGGACGACTGA
- a CDS encoding TMEM175 family protein, translating to MEKGRLEAFSDGVLAIIITIMVLELKVPHGDSWDVLIPQWPVFVSYVMSFVYVGIYWNNHHHFLHAAEKVNGSVLWANLHLLFWLSLTPVTTGWMGENHFAQLPVAVYGFVLLMSAVAWAPFQASLIGANGGESSLLAQAVGGDWKGKVAIAIYLIGIVLAFVAPWVSCVLYATVAAIWFIPDRRIESRILK from the coding sequence ATGGAAAAGGGGCGGCTCGAAGCCTTCAGTGATGGCGTGTTGGCCATCATCATTACCATCATGGTGCTGGAACTGAAGGTGCCGCACGGTGACAGCTGGGACGTCTTGATTCCGCAGTGGCCAGTGTTCGTGAGCTACGTGATGAGTTTCGTTTACGTAGGCATTTACTGGAACAACCACCATCACTTCCTGCATGCCGCCGAGAAAGTGAACGGCAGCGTGCTTTGGGCCAATCTCCATTTGCTGTTCTGGTTGTCGCTGACGCCGGTCACCACCGGCTGGATGGGCGAAAATCACTTCGCGCAGCTTCCTGTGGCGGTCTACGGCTTTGTATTATTGATGAGCGCCGTCGCCTGGGCGCCGTTTCAAGCCAGTCTCATCGGCGCTAACGGCGGAGAATCCTCATTGCTGGCGCAAGCGGTGGGCGGCGACTGGAAAGGCAAGGTCGCCATCGCCATATACCTGATTGGCATCGTGCTGGCGTTCGTGGCGCCGTGGGTGTCGTGTGTTCTTTACGCCACGGTGGCAGCGATCTGGTTCATTCCCGATCGGCGCATCGAATCGCGGATCTTGAAATGA
- the carA gene encoding glutamine-hydrolyzing carbamoyl-phosphate synthase small subunit: MPHPALLALEDGSVFHGYAVGATGETVGEVVFNTAMTGYQEILTDPSYARQIVTLTYPHIGNTGCNEVDAESSAVHTAGLIVRDVPRLASNWRSTESLPDYLKRHGIVAVAGIDTRRLTRILRDKGAQNGCIVAGESINLDAALAKARAFPGLNGMDLAKVVSVTKPYNWNEGVYDLDRTLFNETDKRFNVVAYDFGVKRNILRLLAERGCEITVVPAQTSAADVLAMKPDGVFLSNGPGDPAACDYAIAATREFLAAEIPLFGICLGHQIMGAAVGAKTLKMKFGHHGANHPVKDHDDGRVLITSQNHGFAVDAATLPSNVRITHTSLFDGSLQGFALTDRPAFCFQGHPEASPGPHDIRYLFERFAKLMQESR; encoded by the coding sequence ATGCCTCATCCCGCTCTGCTTGCCCTCGAAGACGGCAGCGTGTTCCACGGCTACGCCGTCGGCGCGACTGGCGAAACAGTTGGCGAGGTGGTTTTCAATACGGCAATGACTGGCTACCAGGAGATCCTCACCGATCCCTCCTACGCCCGCCAGATTGTCACGCTCACCTATCCCCATATCGGCAACACCGGCTGCAACGAGGTGGACGCCGAGTCCTCCGCGGTGCATACGGCCGGTCTGATCGTTCGCGATGTGCCGCGCCTCGCCAGTAACTGGCGCAGCACCGAAAGCCTGCCCGATTACCTCAAGCGTCACGGCATCGTCGCCGTCGCCGGCATCGATACGCGTCGGCTGACCCGCATCCTGCGCGATAAGGGTGCGCAGAATGGCTGCATCGTTGCCGGCGAGTCGATCAACCTCGACGCCGCGCTCGCCAAGGCGCGCGCCTTTCCCGGCTTGAACGGCATGGACCTGGCCAAGGTGGTCAGCGTCACCAAGCCGTACAACTGGAACGAGGGCGTTTACGATCTCGATCGCACGCTCTTCAACGAGACAGACAAGCGCTTCAACGTCGTCGCGTACGACTTCGGCGTGAAACGCAACATTCTTCGCCTGCTGGCGGAGCGCGGCTGCGAAATCACGGTCGTGCCGGCGCAGACGTCTGCTGCCGACGTGCTGGCGATGAAGCCGGACGGTGTGTTCCTTTCCAACGGCCCCGGCGATCCGGCCGCGTGCGATTACGCCATCGCCGCGACGCGCGAATTCCTCGCTGCCGAGATTCCGCTGTTCGGCATCTGCCTGGGTCACCAGATCATGGGCGCCGCGGTCGGTGCGAAAACCTTGAAGATGAAGTTCGGCCATCACGGCGCGAACCATCCCGTGAAAGACCACGACGACGGTCGCGTGCTGATCACCTCGCAGAATCACGGATTCGCGGTGGACGCCGCCACGCTGCCGTCCAACGTGCGCATCACGCACACCTCGCTGTTCGACGGATCGCTGCAAGGCTTTGCCCTGACGGATCGTCCGGCCTTCTGCTTCCAGGGTCACCCCGAAGCCAGCCCGGGTCCGCACGACATCCGTTATCTGTTCGAACGTTTCGCCAAGTTGATGCAGGAGTCCCGCTGA
- the dnaK gene encoding molecular chaperone DnaK has translation MGKIIGIDLGTTNSCVAIMDGSTTRVIENSEGDRTTPSIVAFTKDGEVMVGAPAKRQGVTNPKNTFYAVKRLIGRKFTDAEVQKDLHIVPYAIVAHDNGDAWVETSDGKKMAPPEVSAKVLMKMKKTAEDYLGEPVTEAVITVPAYFNDSQRQATKDAGRIAGLDVKRIINEPTAAALAYGLDKKGGDRKIAVYDLGGGTFDVSIIEIAEVDGEKQFEVLATNGDTFLGGEDFDKRVIDYLIEEFKKDQGIDLSKDPLALQRLKDAAERAKIELSSSHQTEVNLPYVTADASGPKHLNIKLTRAKLEALVEDLVKRTIEPCRTALNDAGLRVSDISEVILVGGQTRMPKVQESVKDFFGKEPRKDVNPDEAVAVGAAIQGGVLGGSVKDVLLLDVTPLSLGIETMGGVMTKLIEKNTTVPTKASQVFSTADDNQTAVTVHVLQGERDRASGNKSLGKFDLAGIEAAPRGMPQIEVTFDIDANGILHVSAKDKKTGKEQRIEIKAGSGLSDEEIQRMVADAETHKEDDRKFHELVGTRNKADQLVHATRSALKEHGGKVPGEQLSSIEGALSDLEKVKDGDDKDAIEAKIQKLEQVAQSLYAAAQSGGPAADAGPQHGPGPGGSAQPDDVVDAEFTEVKNDGKS, from the coding sequence ATGGGCAAGATCATTGGCATCGACCTGGGCACGACCAACTCGTGCGTCGCCATCATGGATGGCAGCACCACCAGGGTCATCGAGAATTCCGAGGGTGACCGCACGACCCCGTCCATCGTGGCCTTTACGAAGGATGGCGAAGTGATGGTGGGTGCGCCTGCCAAGCGCCAGGGCGTTACCAATCCTAAGAACACCTTCTACGCGGTGAAGCGCCTGATCGGCCGCAAGTTCACCGACGCGGAAGTGCAGAAAGATTTGCATATCGTGCCGTACGCCATCGTTGCGCACGACAACGGCGACGCCTGGGTGGAAACCTCCGACGGCAAAAAGATGGCGCCGCCGGAAGTCTCCGCAAAAGTGCTGATGAAGATGAAGAAGACCGCCGAGGATTACCTTGGCGAACCGGTGACGGAAGCCGTGATTACCGTGCCGGCGTACTTCAACGACAGCCAGCGCCAGGCGACGAAAGACGCCGGCCGCATCGCGGGCCTCGACGTCAAGCGCATCATCAACGAGCCGACCGCGGCGGCCCTCGCTTACGGCCTGGACAAGAAAGGCGGCGACCGCAAGATCGCGGTGTACGACCTTGGCGGTGGCACGTTCGACGTGTCGATCATCGAGATCGCCGAAGTCGACGGCGAGAAGCAGTTCGAAGTGCTGGCCACCAACGGCGATACGTTCCTGGGCGGCGAAGACTTCGACAAGCGCGTCATCGATTACCTCATCGAGGAATTCAAGAAAGACCAGGGCATTGATCTGAGCAAAGATCCGCTCGCGCTGCAGCGTCTGAAGGACGCCGCCGAACGCGCCAAGATCGAGCTGTCGTCCTCGCATCAGACCGAAGTGAACCTGCCGTACGTGACGGCGGATGCGTCGGGTCCGAAGCATCTCAACATCAAGCTGACCCGCGCGAAGCTCGAAGCGCTGGTGGAAGACCTGGTCAAGCGCACCATCGAACCGTGCCGCACGGCGTTGAACGATGCCGGTCTGCGCGTTTCGGACATCAGCGAAGTGATCCTGGTTGGCGGTCAGACCCGCATGCCGAAGGTGCAGGAATCCGTGAAGGATTTCTTCGGCAAAGAGCCACGCAAAGACGTGAACCCGGATGAAGCCGTCGCGGTGGGCGCCGCGATTCAGGGCGGCGTGCTGGGCGGTTCGGTGAAGGACGTGCTGCTGCTCGACGTGACCCCGCTGTCGCTGGGTATCGAAACGATGGGCGGCGTGATGACCAAGCTGATCGAAAAGAACACCACGGTGCCGACCAAGGCCTCGCAGGTGTTCTCCACCGCCGACGACAATCAGACCGCCGTGACCGTGCACGTGCTGCAGGGCGAACGCGATCGCGCCAGCGGCAACAAGTCGCTGGGCAAGTTCGATCTGGCCGGCATCGAGGCCGCACCGCGCGGCATGCCGCAGATCGAAGTGACCTTCGACATCGACGCAAACGGCATCCTGCACGTGTCGGCCAAGGACAAAAAGACCGGCAAAGAACAGCGCATCGAGATCAAGGCCGGTTCCGGTCTGTCGGATGAAGAAATCCAGCGCATGGTTGCCGACGCCGAAACCCACAAGGAAGATGACCGCAAGTTCCACGAGCTCGTGGGCACGCGCAACAAGGCCGATCAGCTGGTGCACGCCACGCGCAGCGCGCTGAAGGAACACGGCGGCAAGGTGCCGGGCGAACAGCTGAGCTCGATCGAAGGCGCGCTGTCCGATCTGGAAAAGGTGAAAGACGGCGACGACAAGGACGCCATCGAAGCCAAGATCCAGAAGTTGGAGCAGGTGGCGCAATCGCTGTATGCCGCCGCACAGTCGGGTGGTCCGGCTGCCGATGCCGGTCCGCAGCACGGCCCTGGCCCGGGCGGTTCCGCCCAGCCGGACGACGTGGTCGATGCCGAATTCACCGAGGTGAAGAACGACGGCAAGTCGTAA
- the dapB gene encoding 4-hydroxy-tetrahydrodipicolinate reductase: MTQAIRVAINGASGRMGRALLALLREDRRFALTRAVVAEGSEQDGASVFGGLSYTHNWEGALATDVVIDFSGPDGLASALTYCIANKVALVTGTTGIESSLEAQVAAASKQIPVLQAANFSLGVAVLTRLLREAAAALPNWDLEIIESHHNRKEDAPSGTALALGHAAADARGTTLAKDGVYVREGRPGARREGTIGFAVVRGGDVVGEHTALVLGQGERVELSHRATDRSIFARGALEAAAWLAGRKPGAYSIDDMLQDRGRKPG, from the coding sequence ATGACGCAAGCCATTCGCGTTGCCATCAATGGCGCCTCCGGTCGTATGGGCCGGGCGCTGCTCGCGCTGTTGCGAGAAGATCGGCGTTTCGCATTGACGCGCGCCGTGGTCGCCGAAGGTTCGGAGCAAGATGGTGCGTCGGTGTTCGGCGGTCTTTCTTATACGCACAACTGGGAAGGCGCGTTGGCGACGGACGTCGTGATCGACTTCAGCGGCCCGGATGGACTGGCTTCCGCGTTGACGTACTGCATCGCGAACAAGGTTGCGCTGGTAACGGGCACCACCGGCATCGAATCATCGTTGGAAGCGCAAGTCGCTGCAGCCAGCAAGCAAATACCAGTGCTGCAAGCCGCCAATTTCAGCCTTGGCGTGGCAGTGTTGACGCGGTTGCTGCGCGAAGCCGCTGCCGCATTGCCGAATTGGGATCTGGAAATTATCGAATCGCACCACAACCGCAAAGAAGACGCGCCGTCCGGCACTGCGCTGGCGTTGGGGCATGCAGCAGCTGATGCACGTGGCACGACGTTGGCGAAAGACGGCGTGTATGTGCGCGAAGGCAGACCCGGTGCGCGGCGTGAAGGCACGATCGGTTTTGCCGTCGTGCGTGGCGGCGATGTCGTGGGCGAACACACGGCGTTGGTGCTGGGTCAAGGCGAGCGCGTCGAACTGAGCCATCGCGCCACGGATCGATCCATTTTTGCGCGCGGCGCGCTCGAAGCCGCCGCATGGCTGGCAGGCCGCAAGCCCGGTGCTTACAGCATCGACGATATGTTGCAGGATCGCGGCCGCAAGCCCGGATAA